A genomic window from Streptomyces brevispora includes:
- a CDS encoding DUF503 domain-containing protein — protein sequence MYVGTLSFDLLLGDVRSLKEKRSVVRPIVAELQRKYAVSVAETGGQDLHRRAEIGLAVVSGDTGHLNDVLDRCERLIAGRPEVELLSVRRRLHSDEDD from the coding sequence ATGTATGTGGGGACACTGTCCTTCGATCTGCTTCTCGGCGACGTACGGTCGCTGAAGGAGAAGCGTTCCGTGGTCCGTCCGATCGTCGCCGAGCTCCAGCGCAAGTACGCGGTGAGCGTGGCGGAGACGGGCGGCCAGGACCTCCATCGCAGGGCCGAGATCGGCCTGGCCGTGGTCTCCGGGGACACCGGGCACCTCAACGACGTGCTGGACCGGTGCGAGCGGTTGATCGCCGGCCGGCCGGAAGTGGAGCTGCTGTCCGTACGGCGGCGGCTGCACAGCGACGAAGACGATTGA
- the rbfA gene encoding 30S ribosome-binding factor RbfA produces MADNARAKKLADLIQEVVAEKLQRGIKDPRLGTHVTITDTRVTGDLREATVFYTVYGDDEDRASAAAGLESAKGILRSAVGAAAGTKFTPTLAFMADALPENAKAIEDLLDRARASDAKVREASSGATYAGDADPYRKPEDETDEDTASE; encoded by the coding sequence GTGGCCGACAACGCGCGGGCTAAGAAGCTGGCGGACCTCATCCAGGAGGTGGTCGCCGAGAAACTGCAGCGCGGAATCAAGGACCCGCGCCTGGGTACGCACGTGACCATCACGGACACCCGCGTCACCGGCGACCTGCGGGAGGCCACGGTCTTCTACACGGTTTACGGCGACGACGAGGACCGGGCGAGCGCGGCAGCCGGCCTGGAGAGCGCCAAGGGCATCCTGCGCTCGGCGGTCGGGGCGGCGGCGGGGACGAAGTTCACCCCCACGCTCGCCTTCATGGCGGACGCGCTCCCCGAGAACGCCAAGGCGATCGAGGACCTCCTCGACCGGGCACGGGCCTCGGACGCCAAGGTGCGCGAGGCGTCCTCGGGCGCCACGTACGCCGGCGACGCCGACCCGTACCGCAAGCCGGAGGACGAGACCGACGAGGACACCGCCTCCGAATGA
- the truB gene encoding tRNA pseudouridine(55) synthase TruB, with translation MTAQNKTPQEGSGSAATSGTGGGGRREGGLVIVDKPSGFTSHDVVAKMRGIARTRRVGHAGTLDPMATGVLVLGVEKATKLLGHLALTEKEYLGTIRLGQDTVTDDAEGEIISSTDASGVSRAGIDAGVAELTGAIMQVPSKVSAIKIDGKRSYARVRGGEEFEIPARPVTISSFKVYDVREAVAEDGTPVVDLVVSVVCSSGTYIRAIARDLGAGLGVGGHLTALRRTRVGPYGIDGARTLDQHQEELVVMPVAEAAASAFPRWDVDEKRAKLLLNGMRLDMPAYPPGPVAVFGPDGRFLVLVEEQKGKAKSLAVFG, from the coding sequence ATGACAGCGCAGAACAAGACGCCCCAGGAAGGGAGCGGGAGCGCAGCGACCTCGGGCACGGGTGGCGGCGGGCGACGGGAGGGCGGACTTGTCATTGTCGACAAGCCGTCCGGCTTCACTTCGCACGACGTCGTCGCCAAGATGCGCGGCATCGCCCGGACCCGCCGCGTCGGCCATGCCGGAACGCTGGACCCGATGGCGACGGGCGTGCTCGTGCTCGGTGTCGAGAAGGCCACCAAGCTCCTGGGCCATCTCGCGCTGACCGAGAAGGAGTACCTCGGTACGATCCGGCTCGGCCAGGACACCGTCACGGACGACGCGGAGGGCGAGATCATCTCGTCCACCGACGCCTCCGGTGTGTCACGCGCGGGCATCGACGCGGGCGTCGCCGAGCTGACCGGCGCCATCATGCAGGTGCCGTCCAAGGTCAGCGCCATCAAGATCGACGGCAAGCGGTCCTACGCACGGGTGCGCGGCGGCGAGGAGTTCGAGATCCCGGCCCGGCCGGTGACCATCTCGTCCTTCAAGGTCTACGACGTCCGCGAGGCCGTCGCCGAGGACGGCACCCCGGTGGTCGACCTCGTCGTCTCGGTGGTCTGCTCCTCCGGTACGTACATCCGGGCCATCGCCCGTGACCTTGGCGCCGGACTCGGAGTGGGCGGGCATCTGACCGCGCTGCGGCGCACCCGCGTCGGTCCGTACGGCATCGACGGGGCGAGGACGCTGGACCAGCATCAGGAAGAGCTGGTCGTGATGCCGGTGGCCGAGGCCGCCGCTTCGGCGTTCCCGCGCTGGGACGTCGACGAGAAGCGGGCCAAGCTGCTGCTGAACGGGATGCGGCTGGACATGCCCGCGTACCCGCCGGGGCCGGTCGCGGTCTTCGGGCCCGACGGGCGGTTCCTGGTCCTCGTGGAGGAGCAGAAGGGCAAGGCCAAGAGCCTCGCCGTCTTCGGCTGA
- a CDS encoding trypsin-like peptidase domain-containing protein — protein sequence MGCGDRATLVRLCDPAGRPRGTGFVADDRGTVVTSHEAVEGVTHLVLHGTDGRSCRVEADDITALPELDLALLPTGGPEALGGRPLPIVLRERIEAGTYVTIAAHGWREARVLGPVPVTYTAGGGTHRIDRALELALGTDGRDALRLGGAAVGGPVLDPDTGAVVAVLGTALRAGHAAAGCAVPLAGAGDGGPLDALLRRNAMSVPGYGRDLNLAGALQLTAMSVGSAGGPSAWPDPVERPEATAEFSAFAAAGPTAPGEEPAVVLGLVGEPGTGRTTELAALAARRARGPVPALTVWLRGADLLADDTSLADAIARTLRQAGRIVTAAGAVGDMTAATPERVARLAADSGSPLLVLLDGPEEMPPVLAHRLARWSAGTVGWLRANGARLVVACRPEHWETAGALCPPGALHRPAKPARRLPSAVRIEDFTVGQAEAARQRYALPPDALAPGHDRHPLTLRLLAQVREALPPDTRGRPGTEEVFGAHLDLMCLRIAVRIAAECRPAPRGTAVRRLAARVAGQVHEAARRCLGPGQGELDRAAFEEVFPWRTGWAPAVLTEGLLVPAGAGYRFAHEELGDWVQGAHLDLDAALRALVHRWHSAGASAGVSAGAPAGASAGEGGGRVPHPRRPGAVGGPGTAAVPASLPAPVPASASASASASASASASVAGAGAGEGGSAGAEVGAGVAAGADDVEPHTLPVPRHRIGPVIQALLLLGRRQGPAALAHRLADLIEALDRLPVERDDAVVRTGGQGPSAIGPAPTAAREAATGSVPAVPGTGPRAAFGTATAVRPTGAPTAVRPTGAPAAVCPSGTAAAPPPTGTATAVRPTGAPAAPPAARDGGCPPPDARWWAAHLLAETLLRVPDARPHLGVLRLLTGRIVRSSAEAGGSGAQGVYAEFGPWFWRRLRLPEADRMDLFRRLVPADGPPCAEGDADGGRFLDAVARRLAAHPRTLQPLLCTWFTDEQPLAGEEEEVVAMRPTVAAAAQALLYARRDLAVDDLADALVSTDHPRAGELLAALAEDEPSALCRAVERWSRDDRRTRRIAAASYGAVLAPHLTGDADRALLRRSVLALLARPGDTDLHGPALARLVADPETRDRYLPQALRVFAADGPRLSPAALAVALPTHPEPVLTAYRDRLVRPGDSAGDVLRALAGIDAPALALHAAGLVRAYVDSHPEDTVHAAAYLDRRLEHGPAARALLLPLLTGLLRDRPATAPVRGALAGVLASPGSPASQPLRDELLEVLLDFEQGGAYRDPIVLDALLRAAAAGCAGRSRARTRALVHRTGTLLVRTPEGAGRFDRRLVELARDVPGFAALVSGWLADAPQEWAAVVGAGARRTMEALGTPTPMPMQAAGREHGSLRPA from the coding sequence ATGGGATGCGGGGACCGGGCGACGCTGGTACGACTGTGCGATCCGGCCGGCCGGCCGAGAGGGACCGGGTTCGTCGCGGACGACCGGGGAACGGTTGTGACCAGTCACGAGGCGGTCGAGGGGGTCACACACCTCGTCCTGCACGGCACGGACGGACGCAGCTGCCGCGTCGAGGCCGATGACATCACCGCCCTGCCCGAGCTGGATCTCGCGCTCCTGCCCACCGGTGGACCGGAGGCGCTGGGTGGCAGGCCGCTGCCGATCGTGCTGCGGGAGCGGATCGAAGCCGGCACGTATGTGACGATCGCCGCGCACGGCTGGCGCGAGGCACGCGTCCTGGGCCCGGTCCCGGTGACGTACACCGCCGGCGGCGGCACCCACCGGATCGACCGGGCGCTGGAACTGGCCCTCGGCACGGACGGGCGCGACGCGCTGCGGCTCGGCGGTGCGGCCGTGGGCGGGCCGGTCCTCGACCCGGACACCGGAGCGGTCGTCGCGGTTCTCGGCACCGCTCTGCGGGCCGGGCACGCGGCCGCCGGATGCGCGGTACCGCTGGCCGGGGCGGGCGACGGGGGACCGCTGGACGCCCTGCTGCGGCGCAACGCCATGAGCGTCCCCGGCTACGGCCGCGATCTCAACCTTGCCGGAGCCCTCCAGCTGACCGCCATGTCCGTCGGTTCGGCGGGCGGACCGAGCGCCTGGCCCGATCCGGTGGAACGGCCCGAGGCCACCGCGGAGTTCAGCGCGTTCGCCGCGGCCGGTCCGACGGCTCCCGGCGAGGAGCCCGCAGTGGTTCTCGGTCTCGTCGGAGAGCCGGGTACGGGCCGCACCACCGAACTCGCCGCGCTCGCCGCCCGGCGGGCCCGCGGCCCGGTGCCCGCGCTCACCGTGTGGCTGCGCGGCGCCGATCTGCTGGCCGACGACACCTCCCTCGCCGACGCGATCGCCCGCACGCTGCGGCAGGCCGGACGCATCGTCACCGCCGCCGGAGCCGTCGGCGACATGACGGCCGCCACCCCGGAGCGGGTGGCCCGGCTGGCGGCGGACTCCGGCAGCCCGCTGCTCGTCCTGCTGGACGGCCCGGAGGAGATGCCGCCCGTCCTGGCGCACCGGCTGGCCCGGTGGAGCGCGGGCACGGTCGGCTGGCTGCGGGCGAACGGGGCGCGGCTCGTCGTCGCCTGTCGCCCCGAGCACTGGGAGACCGCCGGAGCACTCTGCCCGCCCGGCGCGCTGCACCGCCCCGCCAAGCCCGCCCGGCGGCTGCCGTCCGCCGTGCGCATCGAGGACTTCACCGTGGGTCAGGCCGAGGCGGCCCGGCAGCGGTACGCGCTCCCGCCCGACGCGCTCGCCCCCGGCCACGACCGGCACCCGCTCACCTTGCGGCTGCTGGCCCAGGTGCGCGAGGCCCTGCCCCCGGACACGCGGGGGCGGCCCGGTACGGAGGAGGTCTTCGGCGCGCACCTGGACCTGATGTGCCTGCGCATCGCGGTCCGGATCGCCGCCGAGTGCCGTCCGGCACCGCGGGGCACGGCGGTACGGCGGCTGGCGGCGCGGGTGGCGGGGCAGGTCCACGAGGCGGCCCGGCGCTGTCTGGGACCGGGGCAGGGAGAACTGGACCGGGCCGCGTTCGAGGAGGTCTTCCCGTGGCGCACGGGCTGGGCGCCGGCCGTGCTCACGGAAGGGCTGCTGGTCCCGGCGGGAGCGGGCTACCGCTTCGCGCACGAGGAGCTGGGGGACTGGGTCCAGGGTGCGCATCTGGACCTGGACGCCGCGCTGCGGGCACTGGTGCACCGCTGGCATTCCGCGGGCGCTTCCGCGGGCGTTTCCGCAGGTGCTCCTGCAGGTGCTTCTGCTGGGGAGGGCGGCGGGCGGGTCCCGCACCCCCGAAGGCCGGGCGCGGTCGGCGGGCCCGGGACCGCGGCTGTACCCGCCTCCCTACCCGCGCCTGTACCCGCCTCCGCCTCCGCCTCCGCCTCCGCCTCCGCCTCCGCCTCCGCCTCCGTCGCGGGAGCGGGAGCGGGCGAGGGTGGGAGTGCGGGAGCGGAAGTGGGAGCGGGAGTGGCTGCGGGCGCCGATGATGTGGAGCCGCACACCCTTCCCGTGCCGCGCCATCGGATCGGCCCCGTGATCCAGGCGCTGCTGCTCCTGGGCCGCCGTCAGGGCCCCGCCGCGCTGGCCCACCGGCTGGCCGACCTGATCGAGGCGCTGGACCGGCTGCCGGTGGAACGGGACGACGCGGTGGTGAGGACCGGCGGACAGGGCCCGTCGGCAATCGGCCCGGCGCCCACGGCGGCACGGGAGGCCGCGACCGGCTCCGTCCCCGCTGTCCCCGGCACCGGTCCGCGCGCGGCCTTCGGCACCGCCACGGCCGTGCGCCCGACCGGCGCCCCCACGGCCGTGCGCCCGACCGGCGCCCCCGCCGCCGTGTGCCCGAGCGGTACCGCGGCCGCGCCGCCCCCGACCGGCACCGCCACGGCCGTGCGCCCGACCGGCGCCCCCGCCGCACCGCCCGCCGCCCGTGACGGTGGCTGCCCGCCTCCGGACGCCCGTTGGTGGGCCGCTCATCTGCTCGCCGAGACACTGCTGCGGGTGCCCGACGCCCGCCCGCATCTCGGGGTGCTCCGGCTGCTCACCGGACGCATCGTCCGGAGCTCGGCCGAGGCGGGCGGGTCCGGCGCGCAGGGTGTGTACGCGGAGTTCGGGCCATGGTTCTGGCGGCGGCTGCGGCTGCCCGAGGCGGACCGGATGGATCTGTTCCGGCGGCTCGTCCCCGCTGACGGACCGCCGTGCGCCGAGGGCGACGCCGATGGCGGGCGCTTCCTGGACGCCGTGGCACGGCGCCTCGCCGCCCATCCGCGTACCCTCCAGCCGCTCCTGTGCACCTGGTTCACCGACGAGCAGCCGCTCGCCGGTGAGGAGGAGGAAGTGGTGGCGATGCGCCCGACCGTCGCGGCAGCCGCGCAGGCCCTTCTCTACGCCCGCCGCGACCTCGCCGTGGACGACCTGGCCGACGCGCTCGTCTCGACCGACCACCCCCGCGCCGGGGAACTGCTCGCCGCGCTGGCCGAGGACGAACCCTCGGCGCTGTGCCGGGCCGTCGAGCGGTGGTCGCGCGACGACCGCCGCACCCGGCGGATCGCGGCAGCCTCCTACGGAGCGGTCCTCGCACCGCACCTCACCGGCGACGCCGACCGGGCCCTGCTGCGCCGCTCCGTCCTCGCCCTGCTGGCCCGCCCCGGCGACACCGATCTGCACGGGCCCGCGCTGGCCCGGCTCGTGGCCGATCCGGAGACCAGGGACCGCTATCTGCCGCAGGCACTGCGGGTCTTCGCCGCGGACGGCCCCCGGCTGTCCCCGGCCGCGCTCGCCGTCGCCCTGCCCACGCACCCCGAGCCGGTGCTGACCGCGTACCGCGACCGTCTCGTGCGGCCCGGGGACAGCGCGGGCGACGTGCTGCGCGCCCTCGCCGGGATCGATGCCCCAGCGCTGGCCCTGCACGCCGCCGGGCTCGTGCGGGCGTACGTCGACAGCCACCCCGAGGACACCGTGCACGCCGCGGCGTACCTCGACCGCAGGCTGGAGCACGGGCCCGCCGCCCGCGCCCTGCTGCTTCCCCTGCTGACCGGGCTGCTCCGGGACCGTCCCGCGACCGCGCCGGTCCGCGGCGCGCTCGCCGGGGTACTGGCCTCGCCCGGCAGCCCGGCCTCGCAGCCGCTGCGCGACGAATTACTGGAAGTGCTGCTGGACTTCGAGCAGGGCGGCGCCTACCGGGACCCGATCGTGCTGGACGCCCTGCTGCGGGCTGCCGCGGCCGGCTGTGCCGGGCGCAGCCGGGCCCGTACCAGGGCCCTGGTCCACCGCACCGGGACGCTGCTCGTCCGGACGCCCGAAGGCGCCGGACGGTTCGACCGCCGGCTGGTCGAACTGGCCCGTGACGTACCCGGATTCGCCGCCCTGGTCAGCGGGTGGCTGGCGGACGCCCCGCAGGAGTGGGCGGCGGTCGTCGGTGCCGGTGCGCGGCGGACGATGGAGGCCCTCGGGACCCCCACGCCCATGCCGATGCAGGCCGCAGGGCGTGAGCATGGCAGTCTTAGACCTGCGTAA
- a CDS encoding bifunctional riboflavin kinase/FAD synthetase produces the protein MQRWRGLEDIPQDWGRSVVTIGSYDGVHRGHQLIIGRAVERARELGVPSVVVTFDPHPSEVVRPGSHPPLLAPYHRRAELMAELGVDALLILPFTTEFSKLAPADFIVKVLVDKLHARLVIEGPNFRFGHRAAGNVQLLAECGGTYDYRVEVIDLRVRGEAGGGEPFSSTLTRRLVAEGDVAGAAEILGRPHRVEGIVVRGAQRGRELGFPTANVETLPHTAIPADGVYAGWLNVNGESMPAAISVGTNPQFDATERTVEAYAIDRVGLDLYGLHVAVDFLAYVRGMLKFDSIDELLVAMAADVKRCSELIAAYDRG, from the coding sequence GTGCAGCGCTGGCGTGGCTTGGAGGACATCCCCCAGGACTGGGGACGCAGCGTCGTCACCATCGGCTCCTACGACGGGGTGCACCGCGGACACCAGCTGATCATCGGCCGGGCCGTCGAGCGGGCCCGTGAGCTGGGCGTCCCGTCGGTCGTCGTGACCTTCGACCCGCACCCCAGCGAGGTCGTCCGGCCCGGCAGCCATCCGCCGCTGCTCGCCCCGTACCACCGCCGTGCCGAACTGATGGCGGAACTCGGCGTGGACGCGTTGCTGATCCTGCCGTTCACCACCGAGTTCTCGAAGCTCGCCCCGGCCGACTTCATCGTCAAGGTGCTCGTCGACAAGCTCCATGCGCGGCTGGTCATAGAGGGCCCCAACTTCCGCTTCGGCCACAGGGCCGCGGGGAACGTGCAGCTGCTCGCCGAGTGCGGCGGTACGTACGACTACCGGGTCGAGGTCATCGATCTGCGGGTGCGCGGCGAGGCGGGCGGCGGCGAGCCGTTCTCCTCCACGCTCACCCGGCGCCTGGTCGCCGAGGGCGATGTGGCCGGCGCCGCCGAGATCCTGGGCCGCCCGCACCGCGTCGAGGGCATCGTCGTCCGTGGTGCGCAGCGCGGACGCGAGCTCGGCTTCCCCACCGCGAACGTGGAGACCCTGCCGCACACCGCGATCCCCGCCGACGGTGTGTACGCGGGCTGGCTGAACGTGAACGGTGAGTCGATGCCCGCCGCGATCTCGGTCGGCACGAACCCGCAGTTCGACGCCACCGAGCGGACGGTGGAGGCGTACGCGATCGACCGGGTCGGCCTCGATCTGTACGGGCTGCACGTCGCCGTGGACTTCCTCGCCTACGTACGCGGGATGCTGAAGTTCGATTCGATCGACGAGCTGCTCGTGGCGATGGCCGCCGATGTGAAGCGGTGCAGCGAGCTGATCGCCGCGTACGACCGGGGCTGA
- a CDS encoding XdhC family protein, protein MRELLSELRAWDDAGTPFALATVVSVRGSAPRAPGAAMAVTADGAVAGSVSGGCVEGAVYEVAGEVLATGSPQLQSYGISDDEAFGVGLTCGGTIEVLVAPFAAEADRAWLRGVTDSIVRGEPVAVATVLPGAAAAGARLVVRAGSARGSLGNEGLDAAVTDDARGLLAQGATGRQWYGVRGERRMQDVPVFVQTYAPPPRMLVFGAIDHAAATARIGSFLGYRVTVCDARPAFATRERFPTADEVVCAWPHTYLSDTDIDGRTVVCVLTHDPKFDVPLLVSALRTPAAYIGVMGSRRTHRDRLARLREEGVDEADLARLASPVGLDLGARTPEETAVSIAAEIIQHRWGGTGRPLGELRGAIHHEHP, encoded by the coding sequence GTGCGTGAACTGCTCTCTGAACTGCGTGCCTGGGACGACGCCGGTACGCCCTTCGCCCTGGCGACCGTCGTCTCCGTCCGGGGCAGCGCCCCGCGGGCCCCCGGCGCGGCGATGGCGGTGACCGCCGACGGCGCGGTGGCGGGTAGCGTGTCCGGCGGCTGCGTCGAGGGCGCGGTGTACGAGGTGGCGGGCGAGGTGCTCGCCACCGGAAGCCCGCAGCTCCAGTCGTACGGGATCAGCGACGACGAGGCGTTCGGTGTCGGCCTGACCTGCGGCGGCACCATCGAGGTCCTGGTCGCGCCCTTCGCGGCGGAGGCCGACCGCGCATGGCTCCGGGGGGTCACCGACTCGATCGTGCGTGGTGAGCCCGTCGCCGTGGCCACCGTCCTGCCGGGCGCCGCGGCGGCCGGTGCCCGGCTGGTGGTCCGGGCCGGCAGCGCACGGGGCTCGCTCGGCAACGAGGGGCTCGACGCGGCCGTCACCGACGACGCCCGAGGCCTGCTCGCCCAGGGGGCGACCGGCCGGCAGTGGTACGGGGTGCGCGGGGAGCGCCGGATGCAGGACGTCCCCGTCTTCGTCCAGACGTACGCGCCACCGCCCCGCATGCTCGTCTTCGGCGCCATCGACCACGCGGCCGCGACCGCGCGCATCGGGTCGTTCCTCGGGTACCGGGTCACCGTGTGCGACGCCCGTCCGGCCTTCGCGACCCGTGAGCGGTTTCCCACCGCCGATGAGGTCGTCTGCGCCTGGCCGCACACCTATCTGTCGGACACGGACATCGACGGGCGCACGGTCGTCTGCGTCCTGACACACGATCCGAAGTTCGATGTCCCGCTGCTGGTGTCCGCGTTGCGCACACCGGCCGCGTACATCGGTGTGATGGGGAGCCGGCGCACCCATCGCGACCGGCTCGCACGGCTGCGGGAGGAAGGGGTGGACGAAGCCGATCTGGCCCGGCTCGCCTCACCCGTCGGGCTCGACCTGGGGGCCCGTACGCCGGAGGAGACGGCCGTCTCGATCGCGGCGGAGATCATTCAGCACCGCTGGGGCGGCACGGGGCGGCCGCTCGGCGAACTCAGGGGCGCGATCCACCACGAGCACCCGTAG
- a CDS encoding oligopeptide/dipeptide ABC transporter ATP-binding protein produces MTTTTDLLSAQGLQVTFPGRHGAEPARAVDGVDLDIRPGEIVALVGESGCGKTTLARSLLGLVPPTSGQITFGGRPLDYGSRALKAYRKRVQLVLQDPSGSLNPRHTVYDAVAEGLRIHRYGGDERAAVTDALSRAGLRPPERFFLRYPHELSGGQRQRVVIAGALVLEPELIVADEPVASLDASVRGEILALLLRLRDELGLSALVVTHDLGLAWNIADRVAVMYLGRIVETGDVEQILTAPRHPYTQALLSVLPEAEGDPVVLTGEPPDPSKVPSGCRFHVRCQVLASGEAERAGVADACRTKDLPVLAGGGETQVACHWANATVAARA; encoded by the coding sequence ATGACCACCACCACGGACCTGCTCAGCGCGCAGGGGCTGCAGGTCACCTTCCCCGGCAGGCACGGAGCCGAACCCGCGCGTGCCGTGGACGGGGTCGACCTGGACATCAGGCCGGGCGAGATCGTCGCACTGGTCGGCGAGTCCGGGTGCGGCAAGACGACGCTGGCCCGGTCGCTGCTGGGCCTGGTCCCGCCGACCTCCGGGCAGATCACCTTCGGCGGCAGGCCGCTGGACTACGGGAGCCGTGCGCTGAAGGCGTACCGCAAGCGGGTCCAGCTGGTGCTCCAGGACCCCAGCGGTTCGCTGAACCCGCGGCACACGGTGTACGACGCCGTGGCCGAGGGCCTGCGGATCCACCGGTACGGCGGCGACGAGCGGGCGGCGGTGACGGACGCCCTGTCCCGGGCGGGGCTGCGGCCCCCGGAGCGGTTCTTCCTGCGCTACCCGCACGAGCTGTCGGGCGGTCAGCGTCAGCGGGTCGTGATCGCGGGCGCCCTGGTCCTGGAACCGGAACTCATCGTGGCCGACGAGCCGGTGGCCTCGCTGGACGCCTCGGTGCGCGGCGAGATCCTGGCGCTGCTGCTGCGGCTGAGGGACGAACTGGGCCTGTCCGCACTGGTGGTCACGCACGATCTCGGTCTGGCGTGGAACATCGCGGACCGGGTGGCGGTGATGTATCTCGGCCGGATCGTGGAGACCGGTGACGTCGAGCAGATCCTCACGGCTCCCCGGCATCCCTACACCCAGGCGCTGCTGTCGGTGCTGCCGGAGGCGGAGGGCGATCCGGTGGTGCTGACCGGTGAGCCGCCGGACCCGTCCAAGGTGCCGTCCGGCTGCCGCTTCCATGTGCGCTGCCAGGTCCTGGCCTCCGGCGAGGCGGAGCGCGCGGGTGTCGCGGACGCGTGCCGTACGAAGGATCTGCCCGTGCTGGCCGGGGGCGGCGAGACACAGGTGGCGTGCCACTGGGCGAACGCGACGGTGGCGGCGCGGGCTTAG
- a CDS encoding ABC transporter ATP-binding protein: MSTTSIRKTPLLQVRDLTVTYAGGAQAVRGVNLEVEAGRKLGIAGESGCGKSTLALALLRLLPAGTKVSGEILLNGEDVLGMKWGQVRAVRWAGASIVFQGAMHSLNAVHRVGDQIAEPIVLHRRTSQAAARKRAGELLEQVGLPAARADAYPHELSGGQRQRVMIAMALACDPGLIIADEPTTALDVMIQAQILRLIEELVSEQDLGLIMISHDLAVLSDTCDRLAVMYAGRVVEEGPASEVYESATHPYSKALSGAFPRIGDPASRFAPRGLPGDPPDPSALPAGCTFHPRCPVALDSCTTQDQELRDSGPGRQAACVLVGPEGAAAPALPGAEEARSTS; encoded by the coding sequence TTGAGCACGACGAGCATCCGCAAGACGCCTCTTCTCCAGGTACGCGACCTGACGGTGACGTACGCCGGCGGGGCCCAGGCGGTCCGCGGGGTGAATCTGGAGGTCGAAGCGGGCCGGAAACTCGGCATCGCCGGGGAGTCGGGCTGCGGGAAGTCGACGCTGGCGCTCGCGCTGCTGCGTCTGCTGCCGGCCGGCACGAAGGTCTCCGGTGAGATCCTGCTGAACGGCGAGGACGTCCTCGGCATGAAGTGGGGGCAGGTCCGGGCCGTGCGCTGGGCCGGTGCCTCGATCGTCTTCCAGGGCGCGATGCACTCGCTCAACGCGGTGCACCGCGTCGGGGACCAGATCGCCGAGCCGATCGTGCTGCACCGCCGGACGAGTCAGGCCGCCGCCAGGAAACGGGCCGGCGAGCTGCTGGAACAGGTGGGGCTGCCCGCCGCGCGGGCGGACGCCTATCCGCACGAGCTCTCCGGCGGACAGCGGCAGCGCGTGATGATCGCGATGGCGCTCGCCTGCGATCCGGGGCTGATCATCGCCGACGAGCCGACGACAGCCCTCGACGTGATGATCCAGGCGCAGATCCTGCGCCTGATCGAGGAGCTGGTCTCCGAGCAGGACCTCGGGCTGATCATGATCAGCCACGACCTGGCGGTGCTCTCGGACACCTGCGACCGGCTCGCGGTGATGTACGCGGGGCGGGTCGTCGAGGAGGGCCCCGCGTCCGAGGTCTACGAGAGCGCGACCCACCCGTACAGCAAGGCCCTGTCGGGCGCCTTCCCGCGCATCGGGGACCCGGCCTCCCGGTTCGCTCCCCGGGGGCTGCCGGGCGATCCGCCCGACCCGTCGGCGCTGCCGGCCGGCTGCACGTTCCACCCGCGCTGTCCGGTGGCCCTGGACTCCTGCACCACACAGGACCAGGAGCTGCGGGACTCCGGGCCCGGACGCCAGGCCGCCTGCGTGCTGGTGGGCCCGGAAGGGGCCGCCGCCCCGGCCCTGCCGGGCGCCGAGGAAGCAAGGAGCACATCATGA